The proteins below are encoded in one region of Pseudomonas sp. SCB32:
- the hxsB gene encoding His-Xaa-Ser system radical SAM maturase HxsB — MSAVITTDSSYRLLPLRFMRLEGEGAQDVLITGDTGEHLFITDTQLRDLLNKRLRPGTSLYKDLLARHFIYEPGGHDPLPEMAAQYRSRKDFLLQGPALHLFVVTLRCNHTCQYCQVSRAPLAGSGHDLSEQDALHAVERVFESTSPTLTIEFQGGEPLLAFGRIRQIIERMVERNETEQRDIQFVVTSTLHHLTDEILDFAHDHRLQFSTSLDGPAALHNANRPTPTRDSYERTLEGIRRVRARLGHDAVSALTTLTAKSLEQPRAIIDEYVKQGFSSISLRPLSPYGFASKSAQRLDYPMERYVRFYKEALAYLLELNQQGIYLSEGYTALLLNNILTPFSSGYVDLRSPLGAGTGALVYNYDGYVYPSDEARMLLEMGEDGLRLGSVRQPLHELLNAPIMRLLLEAGVAEALPGCCDCALVPYCGADPVEHFARYGDPIGHRAFSSFCEKNMNLLQHLFGLLRDGDDSIQRVLLSWLTRRSFADIPHIGYRG; from the coding sequence ATGAGCGCGGTCATTACCACGGACAGCAGCTATCGACTACTGCCTCTCCGTTTCATGCGTTTGGAAGGCGAAGGCGCGCAGGACGTGCTGATCACTGGAGATACTGGCGAACACCTGTTCATCACGGATACGCAACTGCGTGATCTGTTGAATAAGCGCCTGCGACCAGGAACCTCGCTCTACAAGGACTTGCTGGCCCGGCATTTCATCTATGAGCCAGGTGGCCATGACCCGCTGCCGGAAATGGCCGCGCAATATCGCAGCCGCAAGGACTTTCTCCTGCAGGGTCCGGCGCTGCACCTCTTTGTTGTCACTTTGCGCTGCAACCATACCTGCCAATACTGTCAGGTCTCGCGGGCACCGCTTGCCGGCAGCGGCCACGATCTCTCCGAGCAGGACGCACTGCATGCCGTGGAGCGCGTTTTCGAATCCACGTCTCCCACTCTCACTATCGAGTTTCAGGGTGGCGAGCCTCTGCTGGCCTTCGGGCGCATACGTCAGATCATCGAGCGTATGGTCGAGCGCAACGAAACCGAACAGCGTGACATCCAGTTCGTCGTCACCAGCACCCTGCATCACCTGACTGATGAGATCCTGGATTTCGCACACGATCACCGCCTTCAGTTTTCAACCTCACTCGATGGCCCTGCCGCCCTTCACAATGCCAACCGGCCGACTCCGACTCGCGACTCTTACGAACGCACCCTAGAGGGCATTCGTCGAGTGCGTGCACGTCTGGGTCACGATGCGGTATCGGCGCTCACGACACTCACCGCCAAAAGCCTCGAGCAACCGCGAGCGATCATTGATGAGTATGTGAAACAGGGCTTCTCCAGCATCTCTCTGCGGCCGTTGAGCCCATATGGGTTCGCCTCCAAGAGCGCGCAACGCCTCGATTATCCGATGGAGCGTTACGTTCGTTTCTACAAGGAAGCACTCGCCTATCTACTGGAGTTGAACCAGCAAGGCATCTACCTCTCCGAGGGCTATACCGCGTTACTGCTGAACAACATCCTGACGCCCTTCTCTTCCGGCTACGTCGACCTGCGTTCCCCGCTGGGCGCTGGGACTGGTGCTCTCGTTTACAACTACGATGGCTATGTCTATCCGTCCGATGAAGCTCGGATGCTCTTGGAGATGGGCGAGGACGGATTACGGCTCGGCAGCGTTCGACAACCGCTGCACGAGCTCCTGAACGCCCCGATCATGAGGCTCTTGCTGGAAGCTGGCGTTGCCGAGGCGCTGCCCGGCTGCTGCGATTGCGCGCTGGTCCCCTACTGCGGCGCTGATCCGGTGGAACATTTCGCCCGCTACGGAGACCCGATTGGCCATCGGGCCTTCAGCAGCTTCTGCGAAAAGAACATGAATCTGCTCCAGCACCTGTTCGGCCTGCTGCGTGATGGGGACGACAGTATCCAGCGAGTGTTGCTGTCCTGGCTGACTCGCCGCTCGTTCGCTGACATCCCCCATATCGGCTACAGGGGATAG
- the hxsC gene encoding His-Xaa-Ser system radical SAM maturase HxsC, which yields MLRRETQFDIQNLVGPRLLKVITASELIEKGTAVCAGHATFDDLALWVEAHELREHPGLLALPVGAFLCPDQEAPDLPHEVLQLRAPKDPQVVRPGDVIALTPTSNLVRVLYRRGANSNLLFITDRCNSLCLMCSQPPKDIDDRWHIEENLRLIDLLDSGEEHLGISGGEPTLYREGLLAILAKCKTVLPEKPIHLLSNGRLLKDPSWIAELKQLGHPCLSWGIPLYADNATDHDHLVQAPGAFSETMQGLYNLARANQAVEIRVVLNRLTIPRLPELAHFVFRNLPFIRHVALMGIESTGLAKKHYEELWIDPLDYQEQLSQAAYFLHNRGVPVSIYNLPLCILPAHLSRFARQSISDWKNLFIDACQNCAATSHCAGFFKSHTDRWQSRGIRQLSTEEFTTYARSTP from the coding sequence ATGCTTCGCAGAGAGACTCAGTTCGATATCCAGAACCTGGTTGGCCCGCGCTTGTTGAAAGTGATCACCGCCAGCGAGCTTATCGAAAAAGGCACGGCCGTCTGCGCAGGGCATGCAACTTTTGATGACCTGGCACTCTGGGTCGAGGCGCACGAGCTACGGGAACACCCCGGCTTGCTGGCACTACCGGTGGGCGCCTTCCTGTGCCCAGACCAAGAAGCGCCCGATCTACCCCATGAGGTGTTACAGCTTCGAGCGCCGAAGGATCCGCAAGTCGTGCGCCCCGGAGACGTCATCGCCCTGACGCCGACCAGCAACCTGGTGCGCGTACTGTATCGACGTGGCGCCAACTCCAACCTGCTGTTCATCACCGATCGCTGCAACAGCTTGTGCTTGATGTGCTCGCAACCGCCGAAGGACATCGATGACCGCTGGCACATCGAGGAAAACCTGCGCCTGATCGACCTACTGGATTCGGGAGAAGAACACCTCGGCATCAGCGGCGGCGAGCCGACGCTGTATCGCGAAGGGCTACTGGCGATTCTCGCCAAGTGCAAGACCGTGCTGCCGGAGAAACCGATCCACCTGCTCAGTAACGGCCGGCTGCTGAAGGATCCCAGTTGGATCGCCGAGCTGAAACAGCTGGGCCATCCCTGCCTGAGTTGGGGCATCCCACTCTATGCCGACAATGCCACCGACCACGATCACCTGGTCCAAGCACCCGGTGCCTTCAGCGAAACCATGCAGGGGTTGTACAACCTCGCCCGAGCCAATCAGGCCGTGGAAATCCGCGTGGTACTAAACCGTCTGACCATTCCCAGGCTGCCCGAGTTAGCTCACTTCGTGTTTCGCAATCTTCCCTTCATCCGCCACGTCGCCCTGATGGGAATCGAAAGCACCGGCTTGGCGAAGAAGCATTACGAGGAACTCTGGATCGACCCACTGGACTACCAGGAACAGCTCAGCCAGGCCGCCTATTTTCTGCATAACCGAGGCGTGCCGGTTTCGATCTACAACCTGCCCCTATGCATCCTGCCAGCACACCTGTCGCGCTTTGCCCGCCAGAGCATTTCCGACTGGAAGAACTTATTCATCGACGCCTGCCAAAACTGCGCTGCAACCAGCCACTGTGCAGGCTTTTTCAAATCCCACACCGACCGCTGGCAGAGCCGCGGCATTCGTCAGTTATCCACGGAAGAATTCACCACCTACGCAAGGAGCACCCCATGA